The following nucleotide sequence is from Oceanidesulfovibrio indonesiensis.
AGGTACCACTGCAAATCGAGCCAGAAGCGGTTGCCGCCTTCGGTGAACATTACATCCACCTGTTCAATCAATTCGGTCCAGCTCTGCTGGAGATACAGACGTTTAAGCTGCGCACGATAGTCCGGTTTCGGGGGCAGCAGACGGGTCCGGCCGCTGGCATCGAGTGCAGGTAACTGTGTAACCAGGTCCCAGCGGGCCGCTTTCATCATCCGGTGAGCCGCAAGCCAGCCCTGCGGCTGCTCCACCACCCAGCCGGACAACACGCGCAGCTGACGGACAAGCTCCACTTCCGAGTTAAAAGCTATTGCCGCCGGTACGGCACTGCCTGAAAAGGTAGAGGTTCCGACACCGGTGGTTTCCTC
It contains:
- a CDS encoding type VI secretion system domain-containing protein — translated: MASSHQEETTGVGTSTFSGSAVPAAIAFNSEVELVRQLRVLSGWVVEQPQGWLAAHRMMKAARWDLVTQLPALDASGRTRLLPPKPDYRAQLKRLYLQQSWTELIEQVDVMFTEGGNRFWLDLQWYLWQGLSRAGAPWEHWADYVISDLKLMLKRLPGLDTLVWNDGTPLADEVTLGWVAER